The Coffea arabica cultivar ET-39 chromosome 1e, Coffea Arabica ET-39 HiFi, whole genome shotgun sequence genome has a window encoding:
- the LOC140007057 gene encoding uncharacterized protein: MKVMVWNCQGAGSPLTVPHLKEYKRLLSPEVMFLCETKNRKRYMEKVQRILNYEHSYIVESMDKAGGMVLYWSAHTKLLQVQHTAFTLEAHVEDQSSNSDWWIVGIYASCDDSIRKQQWSVIQRRKHLWGNKWIIVGDFNDICSNEEKSGGRIREEWTSTDFRNFIHENQLIDIGYEGQPWTWSNNWEGDGEIKQRLDRTPSSVEWNLNFGKAKCTHLKSHASDHSALILDTNPMERNRKKDSFLTKGGFKEKVYFKLSRKFGTRR; the protein is encoded by the coding sequence ATGAAGGTTATGGTGTGGAACTGCCAAGGTGcagggagccccttgacagttccccaCTTGAAGGAGTACAAGCGACTCCTCTCCCCAGAAGTGATGTTTCTTTGTGAAACTAAGAATAGGAAACGATATATGGAAAAGGTCCAGAGGATCCTAAATTATGAGCACAGCTATATAGTGGAATCGATGGACAAAGCAGGAGGTATGGTCCTATACTGGAGTGCACACACCAAACTACTGCAGGTACAACACACGGCCTTCACTCTAGAGGCTCATGTAGAGGACCAAAGCAGCAATAGTGACTGGTGGATAGTTGGGATCTATGCCAGCTGTGATGACTCAATAAGGAAACAACAGTGGTCGGTCATTCAAAGAAGGAAACATTTATGGGGTAACAAATGGATAATTGTAGGAGATTTCAATGATATCTGCTCCAATGAGGAAAAGTCGGGAGGAAGAATAAGAGAAGAATGGACCTCCACTGACTTCAGGAACTTTATCCATGAAAATCAGCTGATCGACATTGGCTATGAAGGACAGCCTTGGACATGGAGTAATAATTGGGAAGGGGATGGTGAGATTAAACAGAGGCTTGATAGAACACCGAGCAGTGTAGAATGGAATCTGAACTTTGGAAAGGCAAAATGCACTCACCTGAAGTCCCATGCGTCTGATCACAGTGCTTTAATTCTGGATACTAACCCCATGGAAAGGAACAGGAAAAAAGATTCTTTTTTGACAAAAGGTGGCTTCAAAGAGAAGGTATACTTCAAGTTATCAAGGAAGTTTGGGACAAGAAGGTAG